The Elaeis guineensis isolate ETL-2024a chromosome 14, EG11, whole genome shotgun sequence genome has a segment encoding these proteins:
- the LOC105057340 gene encoding aldehyde dehydrogenase 22A1, whose amino-acid sequence MAFWWPLLVLGFAFVVCRFLLMLIPPNVPSIEVDASDVLEDGSQTKENSYIYIPRKGKMAQTDKVRCYEPATMKYLGYFPALTPDEVKDHVAQARKAQKIWAKSSFRQRRKFLRILLKYIIEHQELICEISSRDTGKTMVDASLGEIMTTCEKITWLLAEGEKWLKPEYRSSGRSMLHKRAKVEFHPLGVIGAIVSWNYPFHNVFNPMLAAVFSGNAVVIKVSEHASWSGCFYFRIIQAALAAVEAPDNLVHIITGFAETGQALVSSVDKIIFVGSPGVGKMIMQKAAETLIPVTLELGGKDAFIVCEDVDVPHVVQVAIRAALQSSGQNCAGAERFYVHKDIYSTFVAQIVKLVKSISVGPPLAGKYDMGAICMQEHAEKLQNLVNDALEKGAEIVGRGSFGNLGEDAVDQFFPPTVLVNVDHSMKLMQEEAFGPIIPIMKFSSDEEAIKLANDSKYGLGCAVFSGNQKRAIEIALQLHCGVAAINDFASTYMCQSLPFGGVKHSGFGRFAGVEGLRACCLVKSVVEDRWWPFIKTKIPKPIQYPVAENGFVFQESLVEALYGLNVWDRMRALVNVLKILSEQNSTTTVKKGQ is encoded by the exons ATGGCGTTCTGGTGGCCGTTACTCGTCCTCGGGTTCGCCTTCGTGGTCTGCCGCTTCTTGCTCATGCTCATTCCCCCCAACGTCCCCTCCATTGAAGTCGACGCCTCTGATG TGTTGGAAGATGGGAGCCAGACCAAGGAGAACAGCTATATTTAT ATACCACGGAAGGGGAAAATGGCCCAGACCGACAAGGTTCGGTGCTATGAGCCTGCGACGATGAAGTACCTTGGCTATTTTCCGGCACTAACGCCTGACGAG GTTAAGGACCATGTGGCACAAGCAAGGAAAGCACAAAAGATATGGGCAAAGAGTAGCTTCAGGCAAAGACGCAAATTTCTGCGAATCCTTCTGAAATACATCATTGAACACCAGGAGCTTATATGCGA GATATCTTCTCGGGATACAGGAAAAACAATGGTGGATGCTTCTTTGGGAGAGATCATGACAACATGTGAGAAGATCACTTGGCTTTTAGCAGAGGGTGAGAAGTGGCTAAAGCCTGAATACAG ATCTTCTGGAAGATCGATGCTACACAAGAGAGCAAAAGTGGAATTTCATCCTCTTGGAGTAATCGGGGCAATTGTATCCTGGAATTATCCCTTCCACAATGTTTTCAACCCAATGCTAGCTGCAGTCTTTTCAGGAAATGCTGTAGTTATAAAG gtTTCAGAGCATGCAAGTTGGTCTGGGTGCTTTTATTTCCGAATCATTCAAGCAGCTCTTGCTGCTGTTGAAGCTCCAGATAATTTGGTTCACATAATAACAGG ATTTGCAGAAACAGGACAGGCTCTTGTCTCTTCAGTTGACAAAATCATTTTTGTTGGATCACCTGGAGTGGGGAAGATG ATCATGCAAAAGGCTGCAGAGACCTTGATACCTGTCACCCTGGAGCTGGGTGGAAAAGATGCATTTATTGTGTGCGAGGATGTAGATGTACCTCAT GTCGTGCAAGTTGCGATTAGAGCTGCTCTCCAGTCTAGTGGACAGAACTGTGCTGGTGCTGAAAGATTCTATGTTCACAAAGACATCTATTCTACTTTTGTTGCTCAAATAGTCAAACTTGTTAAATCCATTTCTGTT GGTCCTCCACTAGCTGGTAAATATGATATGGGTGCAATATGTATGCAAGAGCATGCTGAAAAACTTCAAAATCTCGTGAATGATGCTCTGGAGAAAGGGGCTGAAATTGTTGGTCGAGGAAGCTTTGGCAATTTGGGAGAAGATGCAGTGGATCAGTTCTTTCCTCCAACTGTTCTGGTGAATGTTGATCACTCCATGAAACTGATGCAAGAGGAG GCTTTTGGACCAATCATCCCCATCATGAAATTCAGTTCTGATGAAGAGGCTATTAAACTTGCAAATGACTCGAAATATGGACTCGGTTGTGCTGTATTTTCTGGCAACCAGAAGCGTGCCATTGAAATAGCTTTACAATTGCATTGTGGGGTTGCAGCAATCAATGATTTTGCATCGACCTATATGTGCCAG TCTTTGCCCTTTGGTGGTGTAAAGCACAGCGGATTTGGAAGATTCGCAGGTGTGGAAGGTTTGCGGGCTTGCTGTCTTGTTAAGTCAGTGGTTGAGGATAGATGGTGGCCATTCATTAAAACAAAGATCCCAAAGCCCATCCAG TACCCTGTTGCGGAGAATGGCTTTGTGTTCCAGGAATCACTCGTTGAAGCTCTCTATGGTTTGAATGTGTGGGACAGGATGCGGGCACTGGTCAATGTGTTGAAGATCCTTTCAGAGCAGAACTCTACCACCACTGTGAAAAAAGGGCAATGA
- the LOC105057339 gene encoding LOW QUALITY PROTEIN: DEAD-box ATP-dependent RNA helicase 24 (The sequence of the model RefSeq protein was modified relative to this genomic sequence to represent the inferred CDS: inserted 4 bases in 4 codons) codes for MSKRKFGFEGFGINRPATYSFERSQAPQRLYVPPSSRGGGGQDNYEDHDLDNIDYDQSDAPDRLPDAADGDGEIDPLDAFMEGIHEEIRAPPPASTKPKDKVDKYRDDDEDDPVESFLRAKKDVGLTLAADALRAGYDSEEEVYAAAKAVDAGMIEYDSDDXPIVVDKKKIEPIPALDHSTIEYEPFNKDFYEEKPSISGMSEQDVADYRKSLAIRTSGFDVPKPIKAFEDCGFSTALMNAIAKQGYEKPTPIQCQALPIVLSGRDIIGIAKTGSGKTAAFVLPMIVHIMDQPXLQKEEGPIGVICAPTRELAHQIYLEAKKFAKPYGIRVAAVYGGMSKLDQFKELKAGCEIVVATPGRLIDLLKMKALTMFRATYLVLDEADRMFDLGFEPQMRSIVGQLRPDRQTLLFSATMPYKVERLAREILTDPVRVTVGEVGMANEDITQVVSVIPSDAEKMPWLLGKLPEMIDEGDVLVFASKKATVDEIESQLIQKGFKVAALHGDKDQASRMDILQKFKSGTYHVLVATDVAARGLDIKSIKSVVNFDIARDMDMHVHRIGRTGXAGDKDGTAYTLITQKEARFAGELVNSLVTAGQNVSPELMDLAMKDGRFRAKRDARKGGKKGGGRGKGGGASGRGVRGVDYGLGIGYNPESANATSQSAPXRSSTVNSLRTGMMARFKSNFVAATSNSMGDVRNQSSLSSSGRPVLSGFVSGGLIGGEAYKSQPATSFTPASKSGGNTSENGNQKNSESSRDRPRERKRPSGWDR; via the exons ATGTCGAAAAGGAAATTCGGATTCGAAGGCTTCGGCATCAACCGGCCGGCGACCTACAGCTTCGAGCGATCTCAAGCCCCGCAGCGTCTCTATGTCCCCCCTTCCTCGCGTGGCGGCGGCGGGCAAGACAACTATGAGGACCACGACCTCGACAACATCGACTACGACCAGTCTGACGCCCCTGACCGTCTCCCTGACGCCGCCGACGGCGATGGCGAGATCGACCCGCTCGACGCCTTCATGGAGGGCATCCACGAGGAGATCCGCGCACCGCCACCGGCCTCCACGAAGCCAAAGGACAAAGTGGACAAGTACCGGGACGACGACGAGGACGACCCCGTGGAGAGCTTCTTAAGGGCCAAGAAGGACGTGGGCTTGACGCTGGCTGCCGACGCTCTTCGCGCCGGGTACGACTCGGAGGAGGAGGTGTACGCCGCGGCGAAGGCGGTGGATGCGGGGATGATTGAGTATGATTCGGATG AACCGATAGTCGTTGATAAGAAGAAGATTGAGCCAATTCCAGCGTTGGATCATAGCACCATAGAGTATGAGCCGTTCAACAAGGACTTCTACGAAGAAAAGCCTTCAATTTCAG GGATGAGCGAGCAGGATGTTGCTGACTACCGGAAAAGCTTAGCTATACGTACTTCTGGTTTTGATGTACCAAAACCAATTAAAGCCTTCGAGGATTGTGGGTTTTCTACTGCATTAATGAATGCTATTGCGAAGCAGGGTTATGAAAAACCAACACCAATACAGTGCCAGGCTCTACCAATTGTGCTTTCTGGGAGAGATATTATTGGCATTGCAAAAACTGGTTCAGGCAAAACTGCTGCTTTTGTACTTCCTATGATTGTTCATATTATGGATCAAC gacttcaaaaagaagaggggcccATCGGTGTAATATGTGCTCCCACAAGAGAATTAGCACATCAAATATATCTAGAAGCAAAGAAGTTTGCAAAACCTTATGGAATACGGGTTGCTGCTGTCTATGGTGGAATGTCCAAACTTGATCAATTCAAAGAACTTAAGGCAGGTTGCGAGATAGTTGTTGCCACTCCAGGGAGACTGATAGACCTGCTAAAAATGAAGGCACTAACCATGTTCAGGGCAACTTACCTAGTACTTGATGAAGCTGACCGGATGTTTGATCTTGGCTTTGAGCCACAGATGCGATCTATTGTTGGTCAGTTAAGGCCTGATCGGCAGACACTGCTTTTTTCTGCAACCATGCCCTACAAAGTTGAACGTTTGGCCAGAGAGATTCTCACTGATCCGGTAAGAGTTACAGTTGGTGAGGTTGGGATGGCCAATGAGGACATTACTCAAGTTGTTAGTGTTATTCCTTCTGATGCTGAGAAGATGCCTTGGCTTCTGGGAAAATTACCTGAAATGATTGATGAAGGGGACGTTCTTGTATTTGCATCCAAAAAGGCTACGGTAGATGAGATTGAAAGCCAGTTGATTCAGAAAGGATTCAAAGTTGCAGCCCTTCATGGGGACAAAGATCAGGCTTCTCGAATGGACATTTTACAGAAGTTTAAATCTGGAACCTACCATGTCCTAGTGGCAACTGATGTTGCTGCCCGTGGACTTGACATCAAGTCAATCAAATCAGTTGTTAATTTTGATATTGCCAGAGACATGGATATGCATGTTCATCGTATTGGAAGAACAG GTGCTGGAGATAAAGATGGGACTGCATACACTCTTATCACACAGAAAGAGGCACGCTTTGCTGGTGAATTAGTCAACAGTTTGGTCACTGCTGGTCAAAATGTGTCTCCTGAGCTGATGGATCTTGCTATGAAG GATGGAAGGTTCAGGGCCAAACGTGATGCAAGAAAAG GTGGGAAGAAAGGTGGAGGCAGAGGAAAAGGTGGTGGTGCAAGTGGGCGAGGTGTGCGTGGTGTTGATTATGGCCTTGGTATTGGTTATAATCCTGAGTCTGCAAATGCAACATCACAATCTGCTC GTCGATCATCTACAGTTAATTCCCTGAGGACTGGGATGATGGCACGGTTTAAAAGCAATTTTGTTGCTGCTACATCCAATTCTATGGGTGATGTTAGAAACCAGTCAAGTTTATCTTCCAGTGGGAGACCAGTTCTAAGTGGTTTTGTGTCTGGTGGTTTAATTGGTGGAGAGGCATATAAATCGCAGCCTGCTACTTCTTTTACTCCTGCCTCTAAGTCAGGAGGAAACACAAGTGAAAATGGAAATCAGAAGAACTCTGAGAG TTCGAGAGATAGGCCCCGGGAAAGAAAGCGACCATCTGGATGGGATCGTTAA
- the LOC140853650 gene encoding F-box protein At2g35280-like, giving the protein MKTIERIKKKQWRAKTTTSIESLPQDLIVEIVAQLVSQSATPISDLEKLQMTCKMFRAASKTKLIGQRISLKKEWNLHWWNKRRYFAILEHCAAVGNPEACFILGLENVFNLGRMSLGLCYLEKAIIGGYGAAIYTMGILLFGDHRTRQMGMQLLNRIRAVGTDTVRRDVLESVRMITMNKRSPGQIERCTNPTCGRVEGWNERQSFCSEICQWTSEYVEFYTNM; this is encoded by the exons ATGAAAACAATAGAGAGGAtaaagaagaagcagtggagagctAAGACTACTACGAGCATCGAGTCTCTTCCACAAGATCTCATAGTAGAGATCGTTGCTCAGCTAGTCTCGCAGTCTGCAACACCCATATCCGATCTCGAAAAACTACAGATGAC GTGCAAGATGTTTAGAGCGGCATCTAAAACAAAATTGATTGGACAACGTATTTCTTTGAAGAAAGAATGGAACCTGCATTGGTGGAACAAAAGGCGTTATTTTGCTATTCTCGAGCACTGTGCTGCGGTCGGAAATCCTGAAGCTTGTTTTATACTTGGACTG GAGAATGTCTTTAATTTAGGGAGGATGAGCTTAGGATTATGCTATCTTGAAAAGGCGATTATCGGTGGCTACGGTGCCGCAATTTACACAATGGGCATTTTACTTTTTGGCGATCATCGGACCCGGCAGATGGGCATGCAACTCCTGAACAGAATTAGAGCCGTTGGAACTGACACCGTGCGGAGGGATGTCTTAGAAAGTGTGAGGATGATTACCATGAACAAACGGTCACCAGGGCAAATAGAACGGTGCACAAATCCAACATGTGGTAGGGTGGAGGGATGGAACGAACGTCAAAGCTTTTGCAGTGAAATATGTCAATGGACCTCTGAATATGTTGAATTCTATACGAATATGTGA